In Cryptomeria japonica chromosome 10, Sugi_1.0, whole genome shotgun sequence, a genomic segment contains:
- the LOC131027148 gene encoding transcription factor MYB1, producing the protein MGRSPCCSKDSAINRGAWTAYEDMILREYIATHGAGGWRSLPIKAGLKRCGKSCRLRWLNYLRPDIKRGNISVDEEDLIIRLHRLLGNRWSLIAGRLPGRTDNEIKNYWNTHLRKKCFPRDQSLPNPNTKSNPTSPGDDHIAQYTPVKATAVRLAKYCNKYFNASSVPDHQDFNPTDTSQSLSLLLSEELVTENECGFIDPALDNSSSQSMQIKDQLSTPCMANVIDSTLPPSKHCLEDKSESLLYNHQVQSAESDLLYTYSREDFDIEEFLARPDNNLEGFHCLDGEDESFTVSDGEGMEGMYSMIG; encoded by the exons ATGGGCAGGTCTCCATGCTGTTCTAAAGATTCTGCGATCAACCGTGGGGCTTGGACTGCCTATGAAGATATGATTTTGAGAGAATATATTGCAACACATGGCGCTGGGGGATGGAGATCTCTACCCATTAAAGCAG GTCTGAAGAGATGTGGGAAGAGTTGTAGATTGCGATGGTTGAACTATCTTCGTCCAGATATTAAGCGTGGAAACATTTCTGTCGATGAAGAGGACCTCATTATTCGATTGCACAGACTCCTTGGCAATAG GTGGTCTCTCATTGCTGGACGACTTCCTGGTCGGACCGACAATGAAATAAAGAACTACTGGAACACACATCTAAGAAAGAAGTGCTTTCCTCGAGACCAATCTCTTCCAAATCCCAACACAAAATCAAATCCTACTTCCCCAGGAGATGATCATATCGCCCAATATACTCCCGTCAAAGCAACGGCGGTTAGATTAGCAAAGTACtgcaacaaatatttcaatgccagTAGCGTTCCAGATCATCAAGATTTCAATCCCACTGACACTTCTCAATCGTTGTCGTTGTTATTGAGCGAGGAATTGGTGACAGAGAATGAGTGTGGTTTCATCGACCCTGCACTTGACAATAGTTCTTCTCAATCCATGCAAATTAAAGATCAACTTTCTACACCTTGCATGGCCAATGTAATTGACTCGACCTTGCCACCTTCTAAGCATTGTTTAGAAGACAAATCAGAGAGTTTATTGTATAACCATCAAGTGCAATCTGCGGAGTCTGATCTTCTGTATACCTATTCTCGCGAAGATTTCGATATCGAGGAATTCTTAGCAAGGCCTGATAATAACTTGGAAGGATTCCATTGTcttgatggagaagatgaaagtTTTACAGTCAGTGATGGAGAAGGAATGGAGGGAATGTATAGCATGATTGGGTAG